In Kitasatospora sp. NBC_00240, the following are encoded in one genomic region:
- a CDS encoding ABC transporter ATP-binding protein has translation MGGQGAEKSMDFKGSGKRLLNLLRPERAAIGGVLALGVLSIGCAVVGPKVLGNATDLIFAGVVGRQSPPGESKAQVVEGLRASGQGGVADLLNSVDFTPGQGMDFGAIGTVLLWVLAIYVSSALFGIVQGRIAANAIQRTIFRLRESVDAKLSRLPLSYFDKQPRGEVLSRVTNDIDNIGQSMQQTTGQVVNSTLTVVGVLAMMFWISPILALIALISVPVSVVVATKVGKRAQPQFVSQWKTTGQLNGHIEEMYTGHALVKVFGRQKESAATFREHNEALYASSFRAQFISGIIQPAMMLIGNLNYVLVAVVGGLRVASGALSIGDVQAFIQYSRQFSQPLTQVASMANLVQSGVASAERVFELLDAPEQSSEPERPERPAELRGRVAFEDVAFRYDPEKPLIEDLSLKVEPGHTVAIVGPTGAGKTTLVNLLMRFYEVSGGTITLDGVDIAAMSREELRAGIGMVLQDTWLFGGTIAENIAYGAERGATREQIVEAAKAAHVDRFVRTLPDGYDTVIDDEGTGVSAGEKQLITIARAFLAEPSILVLDEATSSVDTRTEVLIQRAMARLRSGRTSFVIAHRLSTIRDADVILVMENGSIVEQGSHDDLIAVGGAYARLYKAQFAEAVAEVD, from the coding sequence ATGGGCGGCCAGGGCGCCGAGAAGTCGATGGACTTCAAGGGCTCCGGCAAGCGCCTGCTGAACCTGCTGCGCCCCGAGCGCGCGGCCATCGGCGGGGTGCTCGCACTCGGCGTGCTCAGCATCGGCTGCGCCGTCGTCGGCCCGAAGGTGCTCGGCAACGCGACCGACCTGATCTTCGCCGGCGTGGTCGGCCGGCAGAGCCCGCCCGGGGAGAGCAAGGCCCAGGTCGTCGAGGGCCTGCGGGCGAGCGGCCAGGGCGGCGTCGCCGACCTGCTCAACTCGGTCGACTTCACCCCCGGCCAGGGCATGGACTTCGGCGCCATCGGCACCGTGCTGCTCTGGGTGCTGGCGATCTACGTCTCCTCCGCCCTCTTCGGCATCGTGCAGGGCCGGATCGCGGCCAACGCGATCCAGCGCACGATCTTCCGGCTGCGCGAATCGGTGGACGCCAAGCTGTCCCGGCTGCCGCTCAGCTACTTCGACAAGCAGCCGCGCGGCGAGGTGCTCAGCCGCGTCACCAACGACATCGACAACATCGGCCAGTCGATGCAGCAGACCACCGGCCAGGTGGTGAACTCCACACTCACCGTGGTCGGCGTGCTCGCCATGATGTTCTGGATCTCCCCGATCCTGGCGCTGATCGCGCTGATCTCCGTCCCGGTCTCGGTCGTCGTGGCGACCAAGGTCGGCAAGCGGGCGCAGCCGCAGTTCGTCTCCCAGTGGAAGACCACCGGCCAGCTGAACGGCCACATCGAGGAGATGTACACCGGCCACGCGCTGGTGAAGGTCTTCGGCCGGCAGAAGGAGTCCGCCGCGACCTTCCGCGAGCACAACGAGGCGCTGTACGCGTCGAGCTTCCGGGCCCAGTTCATCTCCGGGATCATCCAGCCGGCGATGATGCTGATCGGCAACCTCAACTACGTGCTGGTCGCCGTGGTCGGCGGCCTGCGGGTGGCGAGCGGCGCCCTGTCCATCGGCGACGTGCAGGCGTTCATCCAGTACTCCCGGCAGTTCAGCCAGCCGCTCACCCAGGTCGCCAGCATGGCCAACCTGGTGCAGTCCGGGGTCGCCTCCGCGGAGCGGGTCTTCGAGCTGCTGGACGCCCCCGAGCAGTCCTCCGAGCCCGAGCGGCCGGAGCGCCCGGCCGAGCTGCGCGGGCGGGTCGCCTTCGAGGACGTGGCGTTCCGCTACGACCCGGAGAAGCCGCTCATCGAGGACCTCTCGCTGAAGGTCGAGCCCGGCCACACGGTGGCCATCGTCGGCCCGACCGGTGCCGGCAAGACCACCCTGGTGAACCTGCTGATGCGGTTCTACGAGGTCAGCGGCGGCACGATCACCCTGGACGGGGTGGACATCGCCGCGATGTCCCGCGAGGAACTGCGGGCCGGCATCGGCATGGTGCTCCAGGACACCTGGCTGTTCGGCGGCACCATCGCCGAGAACATCGCGTACGGCGCCGAGCGCGGCGCCACCCGCGAGCAGATCGTCGAGGCCGCGAAGGCCGCCCACGTCGACCGCTTCGTCCGCACCCTGCCGGACGGCTACGACACCGTCATCGACGACGAGGGCACCGGCGTCAGCGCGGGCGAGAAGCAGCTGATCACCATCGCCCGGGCCTTCCTCGCGGAGCCGAGCATCCTCGTCCTGGACGAGGCGACCAGCTCCGTCGACACCCGGACCGAGGTGCTGATCCAGCGGGCCATGGCCCGCCTGCGCAGCGGCCGGACCAGCTTCGTGATCGCCCACCGGCTCTCCACCATCCGGGACGCCGACGTGATCCTGGTGATGGAGAACGGCTCGATCGTCGAGCAGGGCTCGCACGACGACCTGATCGCCGTCGGCGGGGCCTACGCCCGCCTGTACAAGGCGCAGTTCGCCGAGGCGGTGGCCGAGGTCGACTGA
- a CDS encoding ABC transporter ATP-binding protein: MLIRLLRAHLTPYSRPISLLVLLQLVSTIAALYLPTLNADIIDDGVVKGDTGYILQIGAVMIAVTLAQAACSIGAVYYGARTAMAVGRDIRASVFDRVQSFSARELGQFGAPSLITRTTNDVQQVQMLVLMGFNLMVAAPIMCFGGVLMALNQDVPLSALLLVVVPVLGTVVVLLVRRLRPQFRSMQTKIDTVNRVLREQITGIRVIRAFVKDGHEQERFAGANQELTDVSLRVGKLMAFMFPSVMFVVNVSSIAVMWFGAHRIDSGEMQIGALTAFLSYLMQILMSVMMATFMFMMVPRAEVCAERIEEVLGTESSVVPPTDPVTELLRRGNLELRNVEFRYPGAEAPVLRGIDILARPGETTAVIGSTGSGKSTLLGLVPRLFDATGGEVLLDGVDVRRLAPELIAETVGLVPQKPYLFSGTVAGNLRYGRPDATDEELWHALEVAQAKEFVEKFPEGLDAPIAQGGGNVSGGQRQRLAIARALVRKPGVYLFDDSFSALDYATDAKLRKALAQETAEATVLIVAQRVSTIRDADRIIVLDEGAVVGVGTHHELMADNPTYREIVLSQLTEQEAA; encoded by the coding sequence GTGCTGATCAGACTGCTCAGGGCCCATCTGACGCCCTACTCCCGACCGATCTCCCTGCTGGTGCTGCTCCAGCTGGTCTCCACCATCGCAGCCCTCTACCTGCCGACCCTGAACGCCGACATCATCGACGACGGCGTGGTGAAGGGCGACACCGGCTACATCCTGCAGATCGGCGCGGTGATGATCGCCGTCACCCTGGCCCAGGCGGCCTGCTCGATCGGCGCGGTGTACTACGGCGCGCGCACCGCCATGGCGGTCGGCCGCGACATCCGCGCCTCGGTCTTCGACCGGGTGCAGAGCTTCTCGGCCCGCGAACTCGGACAGTTCGGCGCGCCCTCCCTGATCACCCGCACCACCAACGACGTCCAGCAGGTCCAGATGCTGGTGCTGATGGGCTTCAACCTGATGGTCGCCGCGCCGATCATGTGCTTCGGCGGCGTGCTGATGGCCCTCAACCAGGACGTCCCGCTGTCCGCGCTGCTGCTGGTCGTGGTGCCGGTGCTGGGCACCGTGGTCGTCCTGCTGGTGCGCCGGCTGCGGCCGCAGTTCCGCAGCATGCAGACGAAGATCGACACGGTCAACCGGGTGCTGCGCGAGCAGATCACCGGTATCCGGGTGATCCGCGCCTTCGTGAAGGACGGGCACGAGCAGGAACGCTTCGCCGGCGCCAACCAGGAGCTGACCGACGTCTCGCTGCGGGTCGGCAAGCTGATGGCCTTCATGTTCCCCAGCGTGATGTTCGTGGTGAACGTCTCCAGCATCGCCGTGATGTGGTTCGGCGCGCACCGGATCGACAGCGGCGAGATGCAGATCGGCGCGCTGACGGCCTTCCTCTCCTACCTGATGCAGATCCTGATGAGCGTCATGATGGCCACCTTCATGTTCATGATGGTGCCGCGCGCCGAGGTCTGCGCCGAGCGCATCGAGGAGGTGCTGGGCACCGAGTCCAGCGTCGTCCCGCCCACCGACCCGGTCACCGAGCTGCTGCGCCGCGGCAACCTGGAGCTGCGCAACGTCGAGTTCCGCTACCCGGGCGCCGAGGCCCCGGTGCTGCGCGGCATCGACATCCTGGCCCGGCCCGGCGAGACCACCGCCGTGATCGGCTCCACCGGCAGTGGCAAGTCCACCCTGCTCGGCCTCGTCCCGCGGCTGTTCGACGCCACCGGCGGCGAGGTGCTGCTGGACGGCGTCGACGTCCGCCGGCTGGCGCCCGAGCTGATCGCCGAGACCGTCGGACTGGTCCCGCAGAAGCCGTACCTGTTCTCCGGCACGGTGGCCGGAAATCTCCGCTACGGCCGGCCGGACGCGACCGACGAGGAGCTCTGGCACGCGCTGGAGGTCGCCCAGGCGAAAGAGTTCGTGGAGAAGTTCCCCGAGGGCCTGGACGCCCCGATCGCCCAGGGCGGCGGCAACGTCTCCGGCGGCCAGCGCCAGCGCCTGGCGATCGCCCGCGCCCTGGTCCGCAAGCCCGGCGTGTACCTCTTCGACGACTCGTTCTCGGCGCTCGACTACGCCACCGACGCGAAGCTGCGCAAGGCCCTCGCGCAGGAGACCGCCGAGGCGACCGTGCTGATCGTCGCCCAGCGGGTCAGCACCATCCGCGACGCCGACCGGATCATCGTCCTGGACGAGGGCGCCGTGGTCGGCGTCGGCACGCACCACGAGCTGATGGCCGACAACCCGACATACCGGGAGATCGTGCTCTCCCAGCTCACCGAGCAGGAGGCGGCGTGA
- a CDS encoding long-chain fatty acid--CoA ligase — MSSAQSLIGSGSVDIVAGRPASVAHLFLDRVAATPDGEAYRYPVPVDEHAADGAPGAEQWRSLTWAQTATRVKAVAAGLMSLGIEPEDRVALSSSTRVEWIIADLGNMCAGAATTTVYPSTNADETAFILSNSGSKALFAENAAQLEKAVSQQEHLPELRTVILFDAPAEIPEPAGLAVLTLAELERLGAEYLAEHADAVDKTVAAIDKEQLATLIYTSGTTGRPKGVRLVHDCWAYEGRAQEASGLLRAEDIQFMWLPLSHVFGKTLISGQIATGHVMALDGRVDRIIHNLPVIRPTLMASAPRIFEKVYNGIAGKARAEGGAKYKIFQWAAKVAREHARISQASRIATGRESVPFALDLQHTLADKLVYAKIRAAFGGRMRGSVSGSAALAPEIGYFFAGAGVPILEGYGLTETSAGSCVNRAEDFRIGTVGLPLPGTEVRIAEDGEILLRGPGVMRGYHNLPEKTAEVLEPDGWFHTEDIGELTEDGFLRITDRKKDLFKTSGGKYVAPSEVEGKFKAICPFVSNILVLGNGRNYCTALIALDEAVIMPWAAEHELAGRSYAEVVSSPQVRELIEGFVQRLNADLQRWQTVKKFTLLPRDLDIEHGELTPSLKIKRPVVEKTYADAVTEMYAGAVEA, encoded by the coding sequence TTGAGTTCCGCGCAGTCCCTGATCGGCTCCGGCAGTGTCGACATCGTCGCCGGGCGCCCCGCCTCCGTCGCACACCTGTTCCTCGACCGGGTGGCGGCGACACCCGACGGTGAGGCCTACCGCTACCCCGTGCCGGTGGACGAGCACGCCGCGGACGGCGCCCCCGGCGCCGAGCAGTGGCGCTCGCTGACCTGGGCGCAGACCGCCACCCGGGTCAAGGCGGTGGCCGCCGGTCTGATGTCGCTCGGCATCGAGCCGGAGGACCGGGTCGCACTCTCCTCCTCCACCCGGGTCGAGTGGATCATCGCCGACCTCGGGAACATGTGCGCCGGCGCCGCCACCACCACCGTCTACCCGAGCACCAACGCCGACGAGACGGCGTTCATCCTGTCGAACTCCGGCTCGAAGGCCCTGTTCGCGGAGAACGCGGCCCAGCTGGAGAAGGCCGTCAGCCAGCAGGAGCATCTGCCGGAGCTGAGGACCGTCATCCTGTTCGACGCCCCCGCCGAGATCCCCGAGCCCGCCGGCCTGGCCGTGCTCACCCTGGCGGAGCTGGAGCGGCTCGGCGCCGAGTACCTGGCGGAGCACGCCGACGCGGTCGACAAGACCGTCGCGGCGATCGACAAGGAGCAGCTCGCCACCCTCATCTACACCTCCGGCACCACCGGCCGGCCCAAGGGCGTGCGCCTGGTGCACGACTGCTGGGCGTACGAGGGCCGGGCCCAGGAGGCCAGCGGGCTGCTGCGGGCCGAGGACATCCAGTTCATGTGGCTGCCGCTGTCGCACGTGTTCGGCAAGACGCTGATCTCCGGGCAGATCGCCACCGGGCACGTGATGGCCCTGGACGGCCGGGTCGACCGGATCATCCACAACCTGCCGGTCATCCGTCCGACCCTGATGGCCTCCGCACCGCGGATCTTCGAGAAGGTCTACAACGGCATCGCCGGCAAGGCCCGGGCCGAGGGCGGCGCCAAGTACAAGATCTTCCAGTGGGCGGCGAAGGTCGCCCGCGAGCACGCCCGGATCTCCCAGGCCAGCCGGATCGCCACCGGCCGGGAGTCGGTGCCGTTCGCGCTGGACCTGCAGCACACGCTGGCCGACAAGCTCGTCTACGCCAAGATCCGCGCGGCCTTCGGCGGCCGGATGCGCGGCTCGGTCTCCGGCAGCGCCGCGCTGGCGCCCGAGATCGGCTACTTCTTCGCCGGCGCCGGCGTCCCGATCCTGGAGGGCTACGGCCTCACCGAGACCAGCGCCGGGTCCTGCGTCAACCGCGCGGAGGACTTCCGGATCGGCACCGTCGGCCTGCCGCTGCCGGGCACCGAGGTCCGGATCGCCGAGGACGGCGAGATCCTGCTGCGCGGCCCGGGCGTCATGCGCGGCTACCACAACCTGCCGGAGAAGACCGCGGAGGTGCTGGAGCCGGACGGCTGGTTCCACACCGAGGACATCGGCGAGCTGACCGAGGACGGCTTCCTGCGGATCACCGACCGCAAGAAGGACCTGTTCAAGACCTCCGGCGGCAAGTACGTCGCGCCGAGCGAGGTGGAGGGCAAGTTCAAGGCGATCTGCCCGTTCGTCAGCAACATCCTGGTGCTCGGCAACGGCCGCAACTACTGCACCGCGCTGATCGCCCTGGACGAAGCGGTGATCATGCCGTGGGCCGCCGAGCACGAGCTGGCCGGCCGCTCCTACGCCGAGGTGGTCTCCTCGCCGCAGGTGCGCGAGCTGATCGAGGGCTTCGTGCAGCGGCTCAACGCCGATCTCCAGCGCTGGCAGACGGTGAAGAAGTTCACCCTGCTCCCGCGCGACCTGGACATCGAGCACGGCGAGCTGACCCCGAGCCTCAAGATCAAGCGCCCGGTGGTCGAGAAGACGTACGCCGACGCGGTCACCGAGATGTACGCGGGCGCCGTCGAGGCGTAG
- the hemW gene encoding radical SAM family heme chaperone HemW encodes MPSALPDGEPVPSDGSLPAHALDGLGERPFGFYVHVPYCATRCGYCDFNTYTATELRSSGTVASQETYADNLVAEIRLARTVLGDADVPVRTVFLGGGTPTLLPARDLVRMLAAIREEFGLAPGAEVTTEANPESVDPAYLAELREGGFNRISFGMQSARPHVLQLLDRHHTPGRPEACVAEARAAGFEHVNLDLIYGTPGESDDDWRASLDAAIGAGPDHVSAYSLIVEDGTKLAARVKRGELPMIDDDVHADRYLIADEALGKAGFGWYEVSNWATDEAARCRHNELYWTGADWWGAGPGAHSHVGGVRWWNAKHPAAYAQALAEGRTPGQGREVLPAADRRVERILLELRLVEGCPLSLLAPAGLEAAERALADGLLDAGAFEGGRAVLTLRGRLLADGVVRDLVD; translated from the coding sequence ATGCCCTCCGCACTCCCCGACGGCGAACCCGTGCCGTCCGACGGTTCCCTGCCCGCCCACGCCCTCGACGGACTGGGCGAGCGGCCCTTCGGGTTCTACGTGCACGTGCCGTACTGCGCCACCCGCTGCGGCTACTGCGACTTCAACACCTACACCGCCACCGAGCTGCGCTCCTCGGGCACGGTCGCCTCGCAGGAGACCTACGCCGACAACCTGGTCGCGGAGATCCGGCTCGCCCGCACGGTGCTCGGCGACGCGGACGTCCCGGTGCGGACGGTCTTCCTCGGCGGCGGCACCCCCACCCTGCTGCCCGCCCGCGACCTGGTGCGGATGCTCGCGGCGATCCGCGAGGAGTTCGGGCTCGCGCCCGGCGCGGAGGTCACCACCGAGGCGAACCCGGAGTCGGTCGACCCCGCCTACCTCGCCGAACTGCGCGAGGGCGGCTTCAACCGGATCTCCTTCGGCATGCAGAGCGCCCGCCCGCACGTCCTGCAGCTGCTCGACCGCCACCACACCCCCGGCCGGCCCGAGGCCTGCGTGGCCGAGGCCAGGGCGGCCGGCTTCGAGCACGTCAACCTGGACCTGATCTACGGCACCCCCGGCGAGTCGGATGACGACTGGCGGGCCTCGCTGGACGCCGCCATCGGCGCGGGCCCCGACCACGTCTCCGCGTACTCGCTGATCGTCGAGGACGGCACCAAGCTCGCCGCCCGGGTCAAGCGCGGCGAGCTGCCGATGATCGACGACGACGTGCACGCCGACCGCTACCTGATCGCCGACGAGGCGCTCGGCAAGGCCGGGTTCGGCTGGTACGAGGTCTCCAACTGGGCCACCGACGAGGCCGCTCGCTGCCGCCACAACGAGCTGTACTGGACCGGCGCCGACTGGTGGGGCGCCGGCCCCGGCGCGCACAGCCACGTCGGCGGCGTCCGCTGGTGGAACGCCAAGCACCCGGCCGCGTACGCCCAGGCCCTGGCCGAGGGCCGCACGCCGGGCCAGGGCCGCGAGGTGCTCCCGGCGGCGGACCGTCGGGTCGAGCGCATCCTGCTGGAGCTGCGGCTGGTCGAGGGCTGCCCGCTCTCCCTGCTCGCCCCGGCCGGCCTGGAGGCCGCCGAGCGGGCGCTGGCCGACGGCCTGCTCGACGCCGGCGCCTTCGAGGGGGGCCGGGCCGTCCTGACCCTGCGGGGGCGGCTGCTGGCGGACGGCGTCGTGCGTGACCTGGTGGACTGA